The Burkholderia cepacia genomic interval GATTTCGCGGATGCTCAGGCGATCTGTGAAGCCGCTTCGCGCCCGAGCATGCGTTTCGTGAGCCCGCGTAACGAAGCGCAGCAGGTCGTGTCGGCGTTGCACCGCGTGCGCGAGGCGCTGGTGCGCAATCGCACCGGTACGATCAACCAGATTCACGCATTTCTGTTGGAGTTCGGTATCAGCCTACCGCGTGGCATGGCAGTGATGCGGCGATTACCGGCCGTACTGGAGGCGGAAGCGTTGCCGCCCAGGCTGGTGGCCGTGCTCGAACGCCTGCAGGCGCATTTCAAGTATCTGGACGAGCAGATCGGCCAGGTCGAACACGAGCTGCTCACGCAACTGCACGAAGACGAACGCAGCGAACGGCTACTGGAGATTCCCGGCATCGGCCCGATTACTGCCAGTGTGTTGATGTCGGAATTGGGCGATGCCCGCCAATACGGCTCAGCGCGTCAGTTCGCGGCGTCGATCGGCTTGGTACCTCGGCAATACAGCACGGGCGGCAAACCCACGTTATTGGGCATCAGTAAGCGCGGCGACAAAGGCTTGCGGAGACTGCTGGTGCAATGTGCGCGGGTCATCATGCTGCGCATCGAGCGCCGAACGGATTCCTTGGGCGTGTGGGTCCGCAGTCTACTGGCACGAAGGCACTCGAACGTGGTGGCTTGCGCTCTGGCCAATAAATTGGCGAGGATCGCCTGGGCCATCCTCGCCAAAGGGACACACTATCGAAGCGCGCCGGCGGCTCTGCCGGCCTGACGCTTCCCATCGCTTACAGCTTCAGTTTCAGTCGTCACACCTGGTTTTGCGACGCGAGATACGTGAAGGCATAAACGACTCAACGGCCGGGCAAGTAACCTGACACAAAAATCAGCATGTCGATGCTGAGGGGTTTTTGAGGTTTGCCCGGTGCGGCTCCCATCATGGGGCGGGATCTTTCCCATCCACAACCCCGGATAGATTCGAGCAAGTCCACTTTAGGTCAACGCTGCCTCGCTTGCAAAAATCGGGCTGACCATAGATTTTCATTGGGCCGACGCGGGCGTTACTTCGGGCGTTACTTCGCCGAGTTGACCATGTAGTCGACGGCGGCCTTCACGTCGGCGTCGGATGCGTTCGACCCGCCCTTCGGCGGCATCGCGCCCTTGCCGTGCAGCGCGTAGTTGTAGACCGTGTCCATCGAGTCCTTCAGGCGCGGCGCCCAGTCTTCCTTGCTGCCGAACTTCGGCGCGTTCAGTACGCCGGTCGCGTGGCAGGCCTGGCAGACCTGCGTGTACAGTGCCTTGCCGGCGGTTGCGGCATCGGCGCTGGCCGGGGCGGCCGCCGGTTGTTCGCCGGCCTTCGGGATCGCGGCGATCGCGGCCTGCGCGGCGGCGATCGCGGCGTCGGCGGCGCCCGACGCGGGCGCGGCGCCGGCAGCCGCCGTCGCATTGGCGGCCGGTGCGGCCGGTTCGGGGAAGTTCGCGCCGTCGTTGTTCGCCATGTAGACGATCGCGCGGGCGATTTCATAGTCGCTGACGTCGTCGGGGCTCGTGCCGCCGCGCGGCGGCATCGCGCCCTTGCCGGCCAGCGCCGTCTTCAGCAGCGTGTCGAAGCCTTGCGAGATGCGCGGCGCCCAGTCGTCCTTGTTGCCGAACTTCGGCGCGCCGGCGGCGCCCGTGCCGTGGCAGGTCACGCAGACGGCCTTGTAGACTTCCTCGCCGGTCTTGTACGTGCGGGGCGCATTGGCGTCCTTCACTTCGACCTGCGCGAGCGGGGCGATACGCGCGGCGACCTGCTCGTCGGATAGCGCATCCGTGCCGGCGCCGGAACGGAACGCAACGTTCGCGTAGGTGGCGAACAGGACGATCAGGATGATCGGAATCGCGAACGACGCGATGATGACGGCAATCAGCTGCCCGGGAGTTTTGACGGGAGATTCGTGGGGTGCTTCGCTCATGCTTGCCTCGTCTCCGTGAATAGGAATTGTGAGCGCGGTGCAACGGCAAAATGGCAGTCCAATGAAGCACGGACGATTATAGACGGAACGTTTACATCACGGCGAGCGGCGCGATGGCGCGTGTTTACCCGCACGATCGCCGCCCGGCGGGCGATTTGCCGGCATGGTGGACGCATCATGGGAAACCGAGTATCCTTGCCGTCTTGCCAATCGTGGGCGGCCTGTATACTGGGGTCGTTTCACTGTCACACGCGCCCGTAGCTCAATGGATAGAGTACTGCCCTCCGAAGGCAGGGGTTGCTGGTTCGATCCCAGCCGGGCGCGCCAAGTCTAGTAAGACTCTCAGCGGTTTCCTCCCTTCGTCAGGCAGCATCGTTGCAGCTAGATTGCAGCCAGCATCGGCGCGGGCTCGGCCGTCAGCGGCGTGACCCACTGCGCCAGGTGGTCGGCCGACAGGTGCGCGTACCGCTGCACCATCTCCATCGTTTCCCATCCGCCCAGTTCCTTGAACACCTGGAGCGGCGTGCAGCGCTGCACGTGCCAGCTCGCCCACGTGTGCCGCAGGTCGTGCCAGCGGAAGTCGCGGATGCGCGCACGCTCCAGCGCCTTGCGCCACGCGGCCGTCGTGGTCTGGTAGACCGGCTTGCCCTGGTACACGAACACGCTGTCGGTGAAGCCGGGCGCGCGCTTCGTCGCGCGCTGGCGCAGCAGCACGGCGATCGCCGTGTCCGACAGCGGCACCGTGATCGCCTTCTTCGCCTTCGCCTGGTCCGGGTGGATCCACGCGACGCGCCGCGCGAGGTCGACCTGCGACCACTGGAGCCCGGTCACGTTCGAGCGGCGCAGCCCGGTCTCGAGGCTGAAGCGCGCCATGTCGGCCAAGTGGTCGGGCAGCTCAGCGAGCAGCCGATCCGCTTCCGCCGGCGTCAGCCAGCGAATCCGCTTCGACACGACCTTCGCGCGCTTCGTGACCGGTGCGCGATCCAGCCATTCCCACTCGACGGCCGCGTTCAGCACGGCCTTCAGCACGCCGAGCACGCGGCGCACCGTGCCGTCGCTGACGGTCCGGCCGGTCTCCACGTCGCCGTGCCGGGTGCGCACCACGCGCGGTTCCCGCCGTTTCGCGAGCGCGATCGCGTCGATGCGGTTCCGGTCGATGTCGGCCAGCGCGACGCCGGCGAGGTGCCGGTCGAGCCAGCGCAGATGCGTCTTCGACGTTTCCAGGCTCGGCAGCCCGTCGCGCTCGATGACGTACCGGACGACCGCGTCGTTCCACGTATGGCGCGGCTTCGCGCCGAGCCGCGCCTGGTTCCACAGGTCCACCTTCAGCCGGTCGTGGAATTCCTGGGCCTGCGCTTTGTCGCGGGTGCCAGTGCTTCCCTGTATCGGCGTTCCGCCGCCAGGGGGGTACAGCTTGTATTGCCAGTTCGGGCTGGTTTTTCGTTTGTAGAGCGACATTCGTTCACTTCCTCCGGCGGTTCGCCCTGCGCCGCTCGCGGGAGCCATTCTCCGGCGAGGTAGCGCTGCAGGGCAGCGATCGAGAACATCCAGCGCTTGCCGACCTTGCGGCCCGGCAGCGCGCCGGCCTTGGCCTTCAGGCGCACCGTTTCAGGGTGCGCGCCGAGCAGGGCCGCCGCGCCGAACAGGTCGACGGTCGCCGCGGGCGCGGCTTCGGCGTGCCGCGCGCCTGGGGGGCAGGCAGCGCAACTCGTGGAATGGTGGCTTGCACGAGAAATGGTCATAACGCATTGATTTTCATGGTTTTTGTTTGCCATCAGTTGCCATCATTCACGCGTGGCGGCCCCGCAAGACTCATGGCGCGAAAAACGGGCAGCGCGGGCGACCGATGGCGACGCGCACGCGACTCGTGGCGTGCGTTGCCGGCCGATGCCTGCCGCTTCC includes:
- a CDS encoding IS110 family transposase, producing the protein MDTVSLIGIDLGKHCFHLHAQDGSGRMVLRKKLTRNQMFTLLSNFPSCTVVMEACAGAHWIARRLQTLGHEAKLISPQFVKPFRQGNKNDFADAQAICEAASRPSMRFVSPRNEAQQVVSALHRVREALVRNRTGTINQIHAFLLEFGISLPRGMAVMRRLPAVLEAEALPPRLVAVLERLQAHFKYLDEQIGQVEHELLTQLHEDERSERLLEIPGIGPITASVLMSELGDARQYGSARQFAASIGLVPRQYSTGGKPTLLGISKRGDKGLRRLLVQCARVIMLRIERRTDSLGVWVRSLLARRHSNVVACALANKLARIAWAILAKGTHYRSAPAALPA
- a CDS encoding c-type cytochrome encodes the protein MSEAPHESPVKTPGQLIAVIIASFAIPIILIVLFATYANVAFRSGAGTDALSDEQVAARIAPLAQVEVKDANAPRTYKTGEEVYKAVCVTCHGTGAAGAPKFGNKDDWAPRISQGFDTLLKTALAGKGAMPPRGGTSPDDVSDYEIARAIVYMANNDGANFPEPAAPAANATAAAGAAPASGAADAAIAAAQAAIAAIPKAGEQPAAAPASADAATAGKALYTQVCQACHATGVLNAPKFGSKEDWAPRLKDSMDTVYNYALHGKGAMPPKGGSNASDADVKAAVDYMVNSAK
- a CDS encoding tyrosine-type recombinase/integrase, with the translated sequence MYPPGGGTPIQGSTGTRDKAQAQEFHDRLKVDLWNQARLGAKPRHTWNDAVVRYVIERDGLPSLETSKTHLRWLDRHLAGVALADIDRNRIDAIALAKRREPRVVRTRHGDVETGRTVSDGTVRRVLGVLKAVLNAAVEWEWLDRAPVTKRAKVVSKRIRWLTPAEADRLLAELPDHLADMARFSLETGLRRSNVTGLQWSQVDLARRVAWIHPDQAKAKKAITVPLSDTAIAVLLRQRATKRAPGFTDSVFVYQGKPVYQTTTAAWRKALERARIRDFRWHDLRHTWASWHVQRCTPLQVFKELGGWETMEMVQRYAHLSADHLAQWVTPLTAEPAPMLAAI
- a CDS encoding helix-turn-helix domain-containing protein; translated protein: MANKNHENQCVMTISRASHHSTSCAACPPGARHAEAAPAATVDLFGAAALLGAHPETVRLKAKAGALPGRKVGKRWMFSIAALQRYLAGEWLPRAAQGEPPEEVNECRSTNEKPARTGNTSCTPLAAERRYREALAPATKRRPRNSTTG